The following proteins are encoded in a genomic region of Catellatospora sp. TT07R-123:
- a CDS encoding cell wall metabolism sensor histidine kinase WalK, with protein MGIAIAVGVVLGLLAGLAWARYRANRRAASAVNTLGPSGLGAPPPNDPLAGLGRRSLDSLRVGVVLLDAGDQVVLANRGARAMGLLRASAIPGTITAHPILRTLAAQVRHTGVPREVELDLPRGRELAESQPLGVHLRAVAVGGGLVCVEAADVTDAHRVERVRRDFVANVSHELKTPIGALQLLAEALRDATEPRTDDEDADPVATAAQAAEDVAASRRFAERIQRESTRLGRLVSELLELSRLQGAERLPDPEPVAVDGVIAEALDRARTTAVSKKIELVVVGTRGLTIFGSDSQFATALGNLVENAVAYSHEGAAVIVSALAEGDRVDISVSDQGIGIGPEDLDRVFERFYRADQARSRATGGTGLGLAIVKHIATNHGGRVDVRSRLGGGSTFTLRLPARPPEAMLPQPADSDLTAAVPPANPVHPAPAG; from the coding sequence ATCGGGATAGCGATCGCCGTCGGTGTCGTGCTGGGTCTGCTCGCCGGGCTGGCCTGGGCGCGATACCGGGCGAACAGGCGGGCGGCCTCGGCCGTCAACACGCTCGGCCCGAGCGGCCTGGGCGCGCCGCCGCCGAACGACCCGCTGGCCGGGCTGGGCCGCCGGAGCCTTGACTCGCTGCGCGTCGGCGTCGTGCTGCTGGACGCCGGGGACCAGGTCGTGCTGGCCAACCGGGGTGCCCGCGCCATGGGCCTGCTGCGCGCCAGCGCGATCCCGGGCACGATCACCGCCCACCCCATCCTGCGTACGCTCGCCGCGCAGGTGCGCCACACCGGCGTGCCGCGCGAGGTCGAGCTCGACCTGCCGCGCGGCCGCGAACTGGCCGAGTCCCAGCCCCTGGGTGTACACCTTCGGGCCGTCGCCGTCGGCGGCGGGCTGGTCTGCGTCGAGGCGGCCGACGTCACCGACGCGCACCGGGTCGAGCGGGTGCGCCGCGACTTCGTGGCCAACGTCAGCCACGAGCTGAAGACCCCGATCGGGGCGCTGCAACTGCTGGCCGAGGCGCTGCGGGACGCGACGGAGCCGCGTACCGACGACGAGGACGCCGACCCGGTCGCCACCGCCGCGCAGGCCGCCGAGGACGTGGCGGCCAGCCGCCGGTTTGCCGAGCGGATCCAGCGGGAGAGCACCCGGCTCGGACGACTGGTCTCGGAGCTGCTGGAACTGTCCCGGTTGCAGGGTGCCGAGCGGCTGCCCGACCCGGAGCCGGTCGCCGTCGACGGCGTGATCGCCGAGGCGCTGGACCGGGCCCGCACCACAGCCGTCTCGAAGAAGATCGAGCTGGTGGTGGTCGGCACGCGGGGGCTGACCATCTTCGGCAGCGACTCGCAGTTCGCCACCGCGCTGGGCAACCTGGTGGAGAACGCCGTGGCCTACTCGCACGAGGGCGCGGCCGTGATCGTCAGCGCGCTGGCCGAGGGCGACCGGGTCGACATCAGCGTCTCCGACCAGGGCATCGGCATCGGGCCGGAGGACCTGGACCGGGTCTTCGAGCGCTTCTACCGCGCCGACCAGGCGCGTTCGCGCGCCACCGGCGGCACCGGCCTCGGCCTGGCCATCGTCAAGCACATCGCGACCAACCACGGTGGGCGCGTCGACGTGCGCAGCCGCCTCGGCGGCGGCTCCACGTTCACGCTGCGCCTGCCCGCCCGCCCGCCGGAGGCGATGCTCCCGCAGCCCGCCGACAGCGACCTGACTGCCGCCGTACCCCCTGCAAACCCTGTGCATCCGGCCCCGGCCGGCTGA
- a CDS encoding carbohydrate ABC transporter permease, with protein sequence MTTTTARRAALAPAPAAPAPKQGDGGESLVYGFFSHIFMVIWALMVTIPLLWAVVQAFKSDREILTDPLGLPSHWSVEAFGRAWTKGHIGEYFLNTLIVMTFSLTLTMLLGSMVAYVLARYAFWGNRIIYYLFVVGLTMPIFLGLVPLYRTVQNVAAMLTNATGLPFNDWIGLNTYGGLVLVYVAYSLPFTVFFMHAFFRTLPTAIAEAGMVDGASHTRLFFKIMLPMAKPGLISVGLFNVIGQWNQFLLPKLLMFPQSGFDKERYVITQGLLNLANNSKYETDWARLFAGMTLAMLPILVVYLMFNRQIQAGLTSATIK encoded by the coding sequence ATGACGACGACGACCGCCCGGCGCGCCGCCCTCGCTCCCGCCCCTGCCGCTCCCGCCCCCAAGCAGGGCGACGGCGGCGAGAGCCTGGTCTACGGCTTCTTCTCGCACATCTTCATGGTCATCTGGGCGCTGATGGTGACGATCCCGCTGCTGTGGGCCGTGGTCCAGGCGTTCAAGAGCGACCGGGAGATCCTCACCGACCCGCTCGGCCTGCCCTCCCACTGGAGCGTCGAGGCCTTCGGGCGCGCCTGGACCAAGGGCCACATCGGCGAGTACTTCCTCAACACCCTCATCGTGATGACGTTCAGCCTCACGCTGACCATGCTGCTCGGCTCGATGGTCGCGTACGTGCTGGCCCGGTACGCCTTCTGGGGCAACCGGATCATCTACTACCTGTTCGTCGTGGGCCTCACCATGCCGATCTTCCTCGGCCTGGTCCCGCTGTACCGCACCGTGCAGAACGTCGCCGCGATGCTCACCAACGCGACGGGCCTGCCGTTCAACGACTGGATCGGCCTGAACACCTACGGCGGCCTGGTCCTGGTGTACGTCGCCTACTCGCTGCCGTTCACCGTGTTCTTCATGCACGCGTTCTTCCGTACGCTGCCGACGGCGATCGCCGAGGCGGGCATGGTCGACGGCGCCAGCCACACGCGCCTGTTCTTCAAGATCATGCTGCCGATGGCCAAGCCCGGTCTGATCAGCGTCGGCCTGTTCAACGTGATCGGCCAGTGGAACCAGTTCCTGCTGCCCAAGCTGCTGATGTTCCCGCAGTCCGGGTTCGACAAGGAGCGGTATGTCATCACGCAGGGCCTGCTGAACCTGGCCAACAACTCGAAGTACGAGACCGACTGGGCACGGCTTTTCGCCGGTATGACGCTCGCGATGCTGCCCATCCTGGTCGTGTACCTCATGTTCAACCGCCAGATCCAGGCCGGCCTGACCAGCGCCACCATCAAGTGA
- a CDS encoding type II toxin-antitoxin system death-on-curing family toxin has translation MSELFVPSYADVMAIAARLGVAVRDPGLVESAVARPRSTVFGADAYPDLWTKAAALLQSLVRNHPFVDGNKRIGWIAATAFLTVNGAVTRRRLAALDQDTAYDLVIAVSTGQLREIDQIAEALRDLY, from the coding sequence GTGAGCGAGCTCTTCGTCCCGTCGTACGCGGACGTCATGGCGATCGCGGCCCGGCTCGGCGTCGCCGTGCGCGACCCCGGCCTGGTCGAGTCCGCGGTCGCCCGGCCGCGCAGCACCGTCTTCGGCGCCGACGCCTACCCGGACCTGTGGACCAAGGCCGCGGCGCTGCTCCAGTCGCTGGTGCGCAACCACCCGTTCGTGGACGGCAACAAGCGCATCGGCTGGATCGCGGCGACGGCGTTCCTGACCGTCAACGGCGCGGTGACCCGCCGCCGCCTGGCAGCACTCGACCAGGACACGGCGTACGACCTGGTCATCGCGGTGTCCACCGGACAGCTGCGCGAGATCGACCAGATCGCCGAGGCACTGCGCGACCTGTACTGA
- a CDS encoding carbohydrate ABC transporter permease: MRHRRLPFIAGFLVAPVVLYLVYVIWPYIQTFGYSFTDWNGFSPDVPYAGVGNYTDLFKDEVFLRALFHNAVILTVYPIITIAIALFFAFMLNVGGNGRTAGVTGVWGSAFYKIVFFFPQVLSIAIVAIIWSRVFESSTDTGLLNSLLLKLGVIDHDHPKLFLGETDSWPFKALHIGDDITLDSPVVLWCLIAVAVWGGVGFYLVLFSAGMQSIPRDIYEAALLDGSSRVQSFFKVTLPLLREQISVAWVYLGIAALDFFLLAFALPSVGVQANHASEVMSTWMYYTAFSAGRVDKFGYACAMGIALAVFTLLFTMIQLRLTRSRDKIEF, from the coding sequence ATGAGGCACCGCAGGCTCCCGTTCATCGCGGGCTTCCTAGTTGCCCCGGTAGTGCTCTACCTGGTCTACGTGATCTGGCCGTACATCCAGACGTTCGGCTACTCGTTCACGGACTGGAACGGCTTCTCGCCCGACGTCCCCTACGCGGGCGTCGGCAACTACACAGACCTGTTCAAAGACGAGGTCTTCCTGCGGGCGCTGTTCCACAACGCCGTGATCCTGACGGTGTATCCGATCATCACGATCGCCATCGCGCTGTTCTTCGCCTTCATGCTCAACGTCGGCGGCAACGGCAGGACCGCGGGTGTGACGGGCGTCTGGGGATCCGCGTTCTACAAGATCGTCTTCTTCTTCCCGCAGGTGCTGTCGATCGCCATCGTGGCGATCATCTGGAGCCGCGTCTTCGAGAGCAGCACCGATACGGGCCTGCTCAACTCGCTGCTGCTGAAGCTGGGCGTGATCGACCACGACCACCCCAAGCTGTTCCTCGGCGAGACCGACTCCTGGCCGTTCAAGGCCCTGCACATCGGTGACGACATCACCCTCGACTCGCCGGTCGTGCTCTGGTGCCTCATCGCGGTGGCGGTCTGGGGCGGCGTCGGCTTCTACCTGGTGCTGTTCTCCGCCGGCATGCAGTCGATCCCCCGCGACATCTACGAGGCCGCGCTGCTGGACGGGTCCAGCCGGGTGCAGTCCTTCTTCAAGGTCACGCTGCCGCTGCTGCGCGAGCAGATCTCGGTCGCCTGGGTCTACCTCGGCATCGCCGCGCTCGACTTCTTCCTGCTGGCGTTCGCCCTGCCCAGTGTGGGTGTCCAGGCCAACCATGCCAGCGAGGTCATGAGCACCTGGATGTACTACACGGCGTTCAGCGCCGGTCGGGTGGACAAGTTCGGCTACGCCTGTGCCATGGGTATCGCGCTGGCCGTCTTCACCCTGCTCTTCACCATGATCCAGCTGCGGCTCACCCGCAGCCGCGACAAGATCGAGTTCTGA
- a CDS encoding sugar phosphate isomerase/epimerase family protein → MSIPVLLSSSSVFPEPTAAAFELAAALGYDGVEVMVWTDAVSQDAGALRGLSRHYGVPVLSVHAPCLLVTQRVWSSDPKERLRRAVVLADTLSAPTVVVHPPFSWQRDYARAFGDTVADLAHRHTGIRVAVENMYPVRMGRRQFVPYAPGWDPTETGYDSYTLDLSHCAASRSNAMIMADAMGAGLAHIHLGDGTGEGRDEHLVPGRGGQPCGALLRSLAGRGFTGSVALEVATRKAGSRAEREADLAESLEFARTHLSQPVTRPA, encoded by the coding sequence GTGTCCATTCCCGTACTCCTGTCCAGTTCGTCCGTTTTTCCGGAGCCGACCGCGGCCGCTTTCGAGCTGGCCGCCGCGCTGGGTTATGACGGCGTCGAGGTGATGGTGTGGACCGACGCGGTCAGCCAGGACGCGGGTGCGCTGCGCGGTCTGTCGCGCCACTACGGCGTGCCGGTGCTGTCGGTGCACGCGCCCTGCCTGCTGGTCACGCAGCGGGTGTGGAGCTCCGACCCGAAGGAGCGGCTGCGCCGGGCGGTGGTGCTGGCCGACACGCTGAGCGCCCCCACCGTGGTGGTGCACCCGCCGTTCAGCTGGCAGCGCGACTACGCCCGCGCGTTCGGCGACACCGTCGCGGACCTGGCGCACCGGCACACCGGCATCCGCGTCGCGGTGGAGAACATGTATCCGGTGCGCATGGGCCGCCGCCAGTTCGTGCCGTACGCCCCGGGCTGGGACCCGACCGAGACCGGCTACGACTCGTACACCCTGGATCTGTCGCACTGCGCGGCCTCGCGCTCCAACGCGATGATCATGGCGGACGCGATGGGGGCCGGGCTGGCCCACATCCACCTCGGTGACGGCACCGGCGAGGGCCGCGACGAGCACCTGGTGCCCGGCCGCGGCGGCCAGCCGTGCGGGGCACTGCTGCGTTCGCTGGCCGGGCGGGGGTTCACCGGTTCGGTGGCGCTGGAGGTGGCGACCCGCAAGGCCGGCAGTCGCGCCGAGCGCGAAGCCGACCTCGCGGAGTCACTGGAGTTCGCCCGCACGCACCTGAGTCAGCCGGTCACCCGACCGGCGTGA
- a CDS encoding response regulator transcription factor, protein MSRVLVVEDEESFSDALSYMLRKEGFEVSVAATGTAALTEFDRTGADIVLLDLMLPEMSGTEVCRQLRQRSHVPIIMVTARDSEIDKVVGLEIGADDYVTKPYSPRELVARIRAVLRRQAGDVVEVAGGTLAAGPVRMDVERHVVTVEGTPVQLPLKEFELLELLLRNAGRVLTRGQLIDRVWGADYVGDTKTLDVHVKRLRSKIEPEPSTPRYLVTVRGLGYKFEP, encoded by the coding sequence ATGTCCCGCGTACTGGTCGTGGAGGACGAGGAGTCCTTCTCTGACGCGCTGTCGTACATGCTGCGCAAGGAGGGATTCGAGGTCTCCGTCGCCGCCACCGGCACCGCCGCGCTCACCGAGTTCGACCGGACGGGCGCCGACATCGTGCTGCTGGACCTGATGCTGCCCGAGATGTCCGGCACCGAGGTGTGCCGCCAGCTGCGGCAGCGCTCGCACGTGCCGATCATCATGGTCACCGCCCGCGACAGCGAGATCGACAAGGTCGTCGGTCTGGAGATCGGGGCCGACGACTACGTCACCAAGCCGTACTCGCCGCGTGAGCTCGTCGCCCGGATCCGCGCGGTGCTGCGCCGCCAGGCCGGGGACGTGGTCGAGGTCGCCGGGGGCACGCTGGCGGCCGGTCCGGTGCGGATGGACGTCGAGCGGCACGTGGTGACCGTGGAGGGCACGCCGGTGCAGCTGCCGCTCAAGGAGTTCGAGCTGCTGGAGCTGCTGCTGCGCAACGCCGGCCGGGTGCTGACCCGCGGCCAGCTCATCGACCGGGTATGGGGTGCCGACTACGTCGGCGACACCAAGACGCTGGACGTGCACGTGAAGCGGCTGCGCTCGAAGATCGAGCCGGAGCCGTCGACCCCGCGCTACCTGGTGACGGTACGAGGACTGGGCTACAAGTTCGAGCCGTGA
- the ngcE gene encoding N-acetylglucosamine/diacetylchitobiose ABC transporter substrate-binding protein, with protein sequence MTVTPDSPSELNRRTVLRRAAAAGLLAAPAAGILAACASTDTSGDTGDKGSSSESNPFGVDASKPVEAVVFDGGFGQDYAKYYASSYEKKYAGSKVGIVWSKEIQTDLQPRFAGNNPPDVINNSSPKTLGIDVLVANSQVVDLTELFESPSVDDPKVKVKDTLLAGVIDEGLYNDKPYTLNAAFTVYGFFHDATLFAAKGWTVPKTWEEFLTLAENAKKEGIAAFTHQGKYPWYMNNVIIDWVWKTGGKSAVVAIDNLEPNAWKAPAVVTVIDKIKEMLDKGYVQPGAAQLDHTTTQQAVIDGKALFIPCGTWLEGEMAKTLKPDTKLEVTAQWSLTASDASPYGTIRAAAGEGWIVPSGGKNKSGGLEFLRLMLSKDNARKFAELTKSLPVVKGAAEGLTGSSQFTSANKALAEAGTNIVSTKFGGWYPDLYKAFEGAISNLMSGKGGSAEFTDAMQKAADKIAADPNVKKQKRTN encoded by the coding sequence ATGACCGTAACCCCTGACAGCCCGTCGGAGCTGAACCGCCGCACCGTGTTGCGCCGGGCTGCCGCCGCTGGTCTGCTCGCCGCCCCCGCCGCCGGGATCCTGGCCGCCTGTGCCAGCACCGACACCAGCGGTGACACCGGCGACAAGGGCTCGTCCAGCGAGTCGAACCCGTTCGGCGTCGACGCCAGCAAGCCGGTTGAGGCGGTCGTCTTCGACGGCGGCTTCGGCCAGGACTACGCCAAGTACTACGCGTCGTCCTACGAGAAGAAGTACGCCGGCTCCAAGGTCGGCATCGTGTGGTCGAAGGAGATCCAGACGGACCTCCAGCCGCGCTTCGCCGGCAACAACCCGCCGGACGTCATCAACAACTCGTCGCCGAAGACCCTCGGCATCGACGTGCTGGTCGCCAACAGCCAGGTCGTCGACCTGACCGAGCTCTTCGAGTCGCCGAGCGTGGACGACCCGAAGGTCAAGGTCAAGGACACGCTGCTGGCCGGCGTGATCGACGAGGGCCTGTACAACGACAAGCCCTACACCCTGAACGCCGCGTTCACCGTGTACGGCTTCTTCCACGACGCGACCCTGTTCGCGGCCAAGGGCTGGACCGTCCCGAAGACCTGGGAGGAGTTCCTCACCCTCGCCGAGAACGCGAAGAAGGAGGGCATCGCCGCGTTCACGCACCAGGGCAAGTACCCCTGGTACATGAACAACGTGATCATCGACTGGGTGTGGAAGACGGGCGGCAAGTCGGCCGTCGTCGCCATCGACAACCTGGAGCCCAACGCGTGGAAGGCCCCCGCGGTCGTCACCGTGATCGACAAGATCAAGGAGATGCTGGACAAGGGCTACGTGCAGCCGGGCGCCGCCCAGCTGGACCACACCACCACCCAGCAGGCCGTGATCGACGGCAAGGCGCTGTTCATCCCGTGCGGCACCTGGCTCGAGGGTGAGATGGCCAAGACCCTCAAGCCGGACACCAAGCTCGAGGTGACCGCGCAGTGGAGCCTGACCGCGTCCGACGCGAGCCCGTACGGCACCATCCGTGCCGCCGCGGGTGAGGGCTGGATCGTTCCGTCCGGCGGCAAGAACAAGTCCGGTGGCCTGGAGTTCCTGCGCCTGATGCTGTCGAAGGACAACGCGCGCAAGTTCGCCGAGCTGACCAAGTCGCTGCCGGTCGTCAAGGGCGCCGCGGAGGGCCTCACCGGCTCGTCGCAGTTCACCTCGGCGAACAAGGCGCTGGCCGAGGCCGGCACCAACATCGTCAGCACGAAGTTCGGCGGCTGGTACCCCGACCTGTACAAGGCCTTCGAGGGCGCGATCAGCAACCTCATGTCGGGCAAGGGCGGCTCCGCCGAGTTCACCGACGCGATGCAGAAGGCGGCCGACAAGATCGCGGCCGACCCGAACGTCAAGAAGCAGAAGCGCACCAACTGA
- a CDS encoding CGNR zinc finger domain-containing protein: MNFDAYARTAVELVNAPLDDLIQLRAMLPGPDWMCEDATERDLQVFRKAQRRLREVFEHGATGREHEAVNELNSLLEAHPVHPRISGHDSGNWHIHVTSRGSAVSAEYLAGAVWGLSVWLCEYGSARFGVCADERCGNVYLDTSSNNCRRFCSERCATRSHVAAHRARKKAASAAAPAARLPQPAERAKELTPVLTPVG; encoded by the coding sequence GTGAACTTCGATGCGTACGCCCGAACGGCTGTTGAGCTTGTCAACGCGCCGCTGGACGACCTCATCCAGCTTCGCGCCATGCTGCCCGGCCCCGACTGGATGTGCGAAGACGCCACCGAGCGCGACCTGCAGGTCTTTCGCAAGGCCCAGCGCCGTCTGCGCGAGGTGTTCGAGCATGGCGCCACCGGCCGCGAGCACGAGGCTGTCAACGAGCTGAACTCGCTGCTCGAAGCGCATCCCGTGCACCCGCGCATCTCCGGCCACGACTCCGGCAACTGGCACATCCACGTCACCAGCCGCGGCTCGGCGGTCAGCGCCGAATACCTGGCGGGCGCCGTCTGGGGCCTGTCGGTGTGGCTGTGCGAATACGGCAGCGCCCGGTTCGGCGTCTGCGCCGACGAGCGCTGCGGCAACGTCTACCTGGACACCTCGTCCAACAACTGCCGCCGGTTCTGCTCGGAGCGCTGCGCGACCCGCTCGCACGTGGCCGCGCACCGCGCCCGCAAGAAGGCCGCCAGCGCGGCCGCCCCGGCGGCCCGCCTCCCCCAGCCCGCCGAGCGGGCCAAGGAACTGACCCCGGTCCTCACGCCGGTCGGGTGA
- a CDS encoding DUF559 domain-containing protein gives MGVRLDKVLADSGGVALRHDVLRTVPEYELAWAVRAGHVLRPLPRTFLLPGVVADPVAVIGAAMTYAGVPAAVSHLSALRLWGLPVPEASWVHLMTGETRHLRGAPGVRVHRREGFGLEPPEVVTRVGLPVTRIEDAIVDSWPLLDGEAKRAPAITAVAMRMTTPQRLSEALERAPRLAGRRHLVRLIGLLDVGCRSPLELWGHDHVFVGRPFAGLRRQVAVRLEDRTVYLDLLDEQTGLNIELDGAAYHSSRQDRERDLRRDAALTALGFTVVRYSAARLYREPQIVRAEVLRMLTRRR, from the coding sequence ATGGGTGTACGGCTGGATAAGGTGCTCGCCGACAGCGGCGGGGTGGCGTTGCGGCACGACGTGCTCAGGACGGTGCCGGAGTACGAACTCGCGTGGGCCGTGCGGGCGGGGCACGTGCTGCGGCCGCTCCCGCGGACCTTCCTGTTGCCGGGAGTCGTCGCCGATCCGGTCGCGGTCATCGGCGCCGCCATGACGTACGCGGGGGTGCCGGCCGCTGTCAGCCATCTCTCGGCCCTGCGTCTGTGGGGGCTTCCGGTGCCCGAAGCCTCGTGGGTGCACCTGATGACGGGGGAGACGCGCCATCTGCGAGGTGCCCCCGGTGTCCGGGTGCACCGGCGCGAGGGCTTCGGGCTGGAGCCGCCTGAGGTGGTGACCAGGGTGGGACTGCCGGTCACGCGGATCGAGGATGCGATCGTCGACAGCTGGCCGCTGCTCGACGGTGAGGCGAAGCGGGCTCCGGCCATCACTGCGGTCGCGATGCGGATGACCACCCCGCAGCGCCTGTCCGAGGCGCTTGAGCGGGCGCCGCGCCTGGCTGGTCGCCGTCACCTGGTGCGGTTGATCGGGCTGTTAGACGTCGGCTGCCGTAGTCCGCTCGAACTCTGGGGTCATGATCACGTGTTCGTGGGCCGCCCGTTCGCCGGACTGCGCCGACAGGTCGCGGTTCGACTGGAAGACCGGACGGTATACCTGGATCTGCTCGACGAGCAGACCGGTCTGAACATCGAGCTCGACGGTGCGGCGTACCACTCGTCCCGGCAGGATCGGGAGCGGGATCTGCGGCGTGACGCGGCGCTCACGGCTCTCGGGTTCACGGTGGTGCGGTACAGCGCTGCGCGGTTGTACCGCGAGCCGCAGATCGTGCGCGCGGAGGTGCTCAGGATGCTCACCCGTCGCCGCTGA
- the phoU gene encoding phosphate signaling complex protein PhoU, producing the protein MREEFRADLLEVGRLLVSMAEAVRTAMSAATTALLSADKEGAERVVRRDNEINALFKQVEEKVLRLLAQQAPVASDLRMVITSLHIGTDLERMGDLAEHVAKAALRRYPAVCVPSELAPTFGQMANVADRIAGKITLVLASRDIERAAELERDDDAMDDLEKAMFANLLGPTWSHGVEAAVDAALLARFYERYADHAVNAGRHVIYLVTGES; encoded by the coding sequence ATGCGCGAGGAGTTCCGGGCCGACCTGCTCGAGGTCGGCCGCCTGCTGGTGTCGATGGCCGAGGCGGTCCGCACCGCCATGAGCGCCGCCACCACCGCCCTGCTCAGCGCCGACAAGGAGGGTGCGGAGCGGGTCGTCCGCCGCGACAACGAGATCAACGCGCTGTTCAAGCAGGTCGAGGAGAAGGTGCTGCGGCTGCTCGCCCAGCAGGCGCCCGTCGCCTCAGATCTGCGCATGGTCATCACGTCCCTGCACATCGGCACCGACCTCGAGCGCATGGGCGACCTCGCCGAGCACGTCGCCAAGGCCGCGCTGCGGCGGTACCCGGCGGTCTGCGTGCCGTCCGAGCTCGCCCCCACCTTCGGGCAGATGGCCAACGTCGCCGACCGCATCGCCGGCAAGATCACGCTCGTGCTCGCCTCGCGCGACATCGAGCGCGCCGCCGAGCTGGAGCGCGACGACGACGCCATGGACGACCTCGAGAAGGCCATGTTCGCGAACCTGCTCGGCCCGACCTGGTCGCACGGCGTCGAGGCGGCGGTCGACGCGGCCCTGCTGGCCCGCTTCTACGAGCGGTACGCCGACCACGCCGTGAACGCCGGCCGCCACGTCATCTACCTCGTCACCGGCGAGTCCTGA
- a CDS encoding Ppx/GppA phosphatase family protein, producing MRLGVLDVGSNTVHLLVVDAHRGAHPWPAHSQKERLRLAEQLGEAGELTRAGADALVKACVQARVAARELAVDELMAFATSAVRDATNSAEVLRRVREEAGVDLRVLSGEDEARMTFFAVRRWFGWSAGRMLVLDIGGGSLEIAAGIDEEPAHAVSLPLGAGRLTRMFFQSDPPSAAELAELESYVDAQLQHRELAALRGWKMAVATSKTFRSLARLAGAAPSGDGLWSPRSMTRQGLHQVRGFIQRMASPALAELDGVSASRSHQLLAGAVVAEATMRRLGIDELRICPWALREGVILDRLDQLTGR from the coding sequence ATGCGGCTCGGGGTGCTGGACGTCGGGAGTAACACCGTCCATCTGCTGGTGGTGGACGCGCATCGGGGTGCCCATCCGTGGCCCGCGCATTCGCAGAAGGAGCGGCTGCGGCTGGCCGAGCAGCTCGGTGAGGCCGGGGAGCTGACCCGGGCCGGGGCGGACGCCCTGGTCAAGGCATGTGTGCAGGCGCGGGTGGCGGCCCGGGAGCTGGCGGTCGACGAGCTGATGGCGTTCGCGACCTCGGCGGTGCGCGACGCCACGAACTCGGCCGAGGTGCTGCGCCGCGTACGCGAGGAGGCAGGGGTCGACCTGCGGGTGCTCTCCGGCGAGGACGAGGCCCGGATGACCTTCTTCGCGGTCCGCCGCTGGTTCGGCTGGTCGGCGGGGCGGATGCTGGTGCTCGACATCGGCGGCGGCTCGCTGGAGATCGCGGCCGGGATCGACGAGGAGCCCGCCCATGCCGTGTCGCTGCCCCTCGGCGCGGGCCGCCTGACCAGGATGTTCTTCCAGAGCGACCCGCCGTCCGCGGCGGAGCTGGCGGAGCTGGAGTCGTACGTGGACGCGCAGTTGCAGCACCGCGAGCTGGCCGCGCTGCGCGGCTGGAAGATGGCGGTGGCGACGTCGAAGACGTTCCGGTCGCTGGCCCGGCTGGCGGGCGCGGCGCCCAGCGGCGACGGGCTGTGGTCGCCGCGGTCGATGACCCGGCAGGGGCTGCACCAGGTGCGCGGGTTCATCCAGCGGATGGCGTCGCCGGCGCTGGCCGAACTGGACGGGGTCAGCGCGAGCCGGTCGCATCAGCTGCTGGCGGGTGCCGTGGTGGCGGAGGCCACGATGCGCCGTCTGGGCATCGACGAACTGCGGATATGCCCCTGGGCGCTCCGGGAGGGGGTCATCCTCGACCGCTTGGACCAGCTCACCGGCAGGTGA